From Nymphaea colorata isolate Beijing-Zhang1983 chromosome 6, ASM883128v2, whole genome shotgun sequence, a single genomic window includes:
- the LOC116256827 gene encoding cytochrome P450 94A2-like: MEEASVLFLLIASILLLVHIVRLLMNSFAAKTPSSSSIYGPKCHPIVGSGISFLANAHRLPQYFTDLIRESPTHTIQFRRLFVPISIVTANPANVEHMLKTKFHNYPKGPNSHSVLYDLLGNGIFNADGETWKVQRKVASHEFNTRSLRKFVETAVKSEISGRLIPLFTSAAAGKTVLDLQDVLQRFAFDNICKVAFGSDPSCLDLNLPPSEFTSAFNLAVRISSERFRVSSPLVWKIKAALGVGTERQLRDAIRVVDDYARNLICERRQNPVTSPEDSDLLSRFMSSSDGDEEFLKDMIISFLLAGMDTTSAALTWFFWLVSNHKRVEEEVLKEISSIKAEAFGFDEAKEMHYLHAAICESMRLYPPVPTDGKFAAEDDVLPDGTVVPKGAKVIYAPYAMGRLELFWGKDWEEFRPERWLQEEGEGGNRRFVNEDPYKYPVFQAGPRVCLGKEMAFIQMKCIAATVLRDFRVVPAVPDFQPVFASTLTSKMKGGFPVRIVQRKP; this comes from the coding sequence ATGGAAGAAGCTTCTGTACTGTTCCTTCTTATTGCCTCAATCCTCCTTTTGGTTCATATAGTTAGGCTACTCATGAATAGTTTCGCAGCCAAAACCCCTTCGTCTTCATCCATTTATGGCCCCAAGTGTCATCCCATAGTGGGTTCAGGCATCTCCTTCCTTGCCAATGCCCACCGTCTACCTCAATACTTCACTGATCTTATACGTGAATCTCCGACCCACACTATTCAATTCCGCCGGCTGTTCGTTCCCATATCAATCGTCACCGCCAATCCGGCCAACGTCGAGCACATGCTGAAGACCAAGTTTCACAACTACCCAAAAGGACCAAACTCCCATTCCGTGCTCTACGACCTCCTCGGCAACGGCATCTTCAACGCCGACGGGGAGACTTGGAAGGTGCAGAGGAAGGTAGCAAGCCACGAATTCAACACCCGATCGCTGCGTAAATTCGTTGAGACCGCCGTGAAGTCGGAGATCTCCGGCCGCCTCATCCCGCTTTTCACCTCTGCTGCGGCCGGAAAAACCGTCTTGGATCTCCAGGATGTGCTTCAGCGGTTCGCCTTCGATAACATCTGCAAGGTCGCTTTCGGTTCGGATCCCAGCTGCCTCGACCTCAATCTGCCTCCCTCTGAGTTCACCTCGGCTTTCAACCTCGCAGTGCGAATCTCCAGCGAGCGTTTCCGGGTCAGCTCTCCATTGGTCTGGAAAATCAAGGCTGCATTAGGAGTGGGGACGGAGCGGCAACTCAGAGACGCCATCCGCGTCGTCGACGACTACGCCAGAAACCTTATCTGCGAGCGGCGGCAGAATCCGGTCACTTCCCCGGAGGACTCCGACCTTCTGTCGAGATTTATGAGCTCGAGTGATGGTGACGAGGAGTTCCTCAAAGACATGATAATCAGTTTCCTGCTTGCTGGAATGGACACGACATCGGCCGCATTGACATGGTTCTTCTGGTTGGTTTCCAACCACAAGCGAGTAGAGGAGGAGGTTCTAAAGGAGATATCGAGCATCAAAGCAGAAGCATTTGGCTTCGACGAAGCGAAAGAGATGCATTATTTGCACGCCGCGATCTGCGAGAGCATGAGATTGTATCCGCCGGTGCCGACTGACGGCAAGTTCGCAGCCGAAGATGATGTTCTGCCGGACGGCACCGTGGTGCCGAAGGGGGCGAAGGTGATTTACGCTCCCTATGCGATGGGGAGGCTGGAATTGTTTTGGGGTAAAGATTGGGAGGAGTTCCGGCCGGAGAGGTGGTTGCaggaggaaggagagggagggaacAGAAGGTTCGTGAACGAAGACCCTTACAAGTACCCTGTTTTCCAGGCAGGGCCGAGGGTGTGCTTGGGGAAGGAGATGGCCTTCATCCAGATGAAATGCATCGCTGCCACCGTTCTCCGCGACTTTAGGGTTGTACCAGCGGTGCCCGACTTCCAGCCGGTGTTCGCATCCACACTGACTTCCAAGATGAAGGGCGGCTTTCCGGTGAGGATTGTCCAAAGGAAGCCATGA
- the LOC116256826 gene encoding cytochrome P450 94A2-like, translated as MEEASVLFLLIASILLLVHIVRLLMNSFAAKTPSSSSIYGPKCHPIVGSGISFLANAHRLPQYFTDLIRESPTHTIQIRRLFVPISIVTANPANVEHMLKTKFHNYPKGPNSHSVLYDLLGNGIFNADGETWKVQRKVASHEFNTRSLRKFVETAVKSEISGRLIPLFTSAAAGKTVLDLQDVLQRFAFDNICKVAFGSDPSCLDLNLPPSEFTSAFNLAVRISSERFRVSSPLVWKIKAALGVGTERQLRDAIRVVDDYARNLICERRQNPVTSPEDSDLLSRFMSSSAGDEEFLKDMIISFLLAGMDTTSAALTWFFWLVSNHKRVEEEVLKEISSIKAEAFGFDEAKEMHYLHAAICESMRLYPPVPTDGKFAAEDDVLPDGTVVPKGAKVIYAPYAMGRLELLWGKDWEEFRPERWLQEEGEGGNRRFVNEDPYKYPVFQAGPRVCLGKEMAFIQMKCIAATVLRDFRVVPAVPDFQPVFASTLTSKMKGGFPVRIVQRKP; from the coding sequence ATGGAAGAAGCTTCTGTACTGTTCCTTCTTATTGCCTCAATCCTCCTTTTGGTTCATATAGTTAGGCTACTCATGAATAGTTTCGCAGCCAAAACCCCTTCGTCTTCATCCATTTATGGCCCCAAGTGTCATCCCATAGTGGGTTCAGGCATCTCCTTCCTTGCCAATGCCCACCGTCTACCTCAATACTTCACTGATCTTATACGTGAATCTCCGACCCACACTATTCAAATCCGCCGGCTGTTCGTTCCCATATCAATCGTCACCGCCAATCCGGCCAACGTCGAGCACATGCTGAAGACCAAGTTTCACAACTACCCAAAAGGACCAAACTCCCATTCCGTGCTCTACGACCTCCTCGGCAACGGCATCTTCAACGCCGACGGGGAGACTTGGAAGGTGCAGAGGAAGGTAGCAAGCCACGAATTCAACACCCGATCGCTGCGTAAATTCGTTGAGACCGCCGTGAAGTCGGAGATCTCCGGCCGCCTCATCCCGCTTTTCACCTCTGCTGCGGCCGGAAAAACAGTCTTGGATCTCCAGGATGTGCTTCAGCGGTTCGCCTTCGATAACATCTGCAAGGTCGCTTTCGGTTCGGATCCCAGCTGCCTCGACCTCAATCTGCCTCCCTCTGAGTTCACCTCGGCTTTCAACCTCGCAGTGCGAATCTCGAGCGAGCGTTTCCGGGTCAGCTCTCCATTGGTCTGGAAAATCAAGGCTGCATTAGGAGTGGGGACGGAGCGGCAACTCAGAGACGCCATCCGCGTCGTCGACGACTACGCCAGAAACCTTATCTGCGAGCGGCGGCAGAATCCGGTCACTTCCCCGGAGGACTCCGACCTTCTTTCGAGATTTATGAGCTCGAGTGCTGGTGACGAGGAGTTCCTCAAAGACATGATAATCAGTTTCCTGCTTGCTGGAATGGACACGACATCGGCCGCATTGACATGGTTCTTCTGGTTGGTTTCCAACCACAAGCGAGTAGAGGAGGAGGTTCTGAAGGAGATATCGAGCATCAAAGCAGAAGCATTTGGCTTCGACGAAGCGAAAGAGATGCATTATTTGCACGCCGCGATCTGCGAGAGCATGAGATTGTATCCGCCGGTGCCGACTGACGGCAAGTTCGCAGCCGAAGATGATGTTCTGCCGGACGGCACCGTGGTGCCGAAGGGGGCGAAGGTGATTTACGCTCCCTATGCGATGGGGAGGCTGGAATTGTTGTGGGGTAAAGATTGGGAGGAGTTCCGGCCGGAGAGGTGGTTGCaggaggaaggagagggagggaacAGAAGGTTCGTGAACGAAGACCCTTACAAGTACCCTGTTTTCCAGGCAGGGCCGAGGGTGTGCTTGGGGAAGGAGATGGCCTTCATCCAGATGAAATGCATCGCTGCCACCGTTCTCCGCGACTTTAGGGTTGTACCAGCGGTGCCCGACTTCCAGCCGGTGTTCGCATCCACACTGACTTCCAAGATGAAGGGCGGCTTTCCGGTGAGGATTGTCCAAAGGAAGCCATGA
- the LOC116255687 gene encoding cytochrome P450 94A1-like, translating to MEEASVLFLLIASTFLLVHIVRLLMNSFAAKTSSSSSIYGSKCLPMVGSGISFLANAHRLPQYFTDLIRESPTHTIQIRRLFVPISIVTANPANVEHMLKTKFHNYPKGPNTYSVLYDLLGNGIFNADGKTWKVQRKLASHEFNTRSLRKFVETAVKSEISGRLIPLFTSAAAGKTVLDLQDVLQRFAFDNICKVAFGSDPSCLDLNLPPSEFTSAFNLAVRISSERFRVSSPMVWKIKAALGLGMERQLRDAIRVVDDYARNLICDRRQNPITSPEDSDLLSRFMSSSAGDEEFLKDIIISFLLAGMDTTSAALTWFFWLVSYHKRVEEEVLKEISSIKEEAFGFDEAKEMHYLHAAICETMRLYPPVPTDGKFAAEDDVLPDGTVVPKGAEVIYAPYAMGRLESLWGKDWEEFRPERWLQEEGEGGNRRFVNEDPYKYPVFQAGPRVCLGKEMAFIQMKCIAATVLRDFRVVPAVPDFQPVFASTLTSKMKGGFPVTIVQRKP from the coding sequence ATGGAAGAAGCTTCTGTATTGTTCCTTCTTATTGCCTCTACCTTCCTTTTGGTTCATATAGTCAGGCTACTCATGAATAGTTTCGCAGCCAAAACATCTTCGTCTTCATCCATTTATGGCTCCAAGTGTCTTCCAATGGTGGGTTCAGGCATCTCCTTCCTTGCCAACGCCCACCGTCTACCTCAATACTTCACTGACCTCATACGTGAATCTCCAACCCACACTATTCAAATCCGCCGGCTGTTCGTTCCCATATCAATCGTCACCGCCAATCCGGCCAACGTCGAGCACATGCTGAAGACCAAGTTTCACAACTACCCAAAAGGACCAAACACCTATTCCGTGCTCTACGACCTCCTCGGCAACGGCATCTTCAATGCCGACGGGAAGACTTGGAAGGTGCAGAGGAAGTTAGCCAGCCACGAATTCAACACCCGATCGCTGCGTAAATTCGTTGAGACCGCCGTGAAGTCGGAGATCTCCGGCCGCCTCATCCCGCTTTTCACCTCTGCTGCGGCCGGAAAAACCGTCTTGGACCTCCAGGATGTGCTTCAGCGGTTCGCCTTCGATAACATCTGCAAGGTCGCTTTCGGTTCGGATCCCAGCTGCCTCGACCTCAATCTGCCTCCCTCTGAGTTCACCTCGGCTTTCAACCTCGCAGTGCGAATCTCCAGCGAGCGTTTCCGGGTCAGCTCTCCAATGGTCTGGAAAATCAAGGCTGCATTAGGATTGGGGATGGAGCGGCAACTCAGAGACGCCATCCGCGTCGTCGACGACTATGCCAGAAACCTTATCTGCGATCGGCGGCAGAATCCGATCACTTCCCCGGAGGACTCCGACCTTCTGTCGAGATTTATGAGCTCGAGTGCTGGTGACGAGGAGTTCCTCAAAGACATAATAATCAGTTTCCTGCTTGCTGGAATGGACACGACATCGGCCGCGTTGACATGGTTCTTCTGGTTGGTTTCCTACCACAAGCGCGTAGAGGAGGAGGTTCTGAAGGAGATATCGAGCATCAAAGAAGAAGCATTTGGCTTCGACGAAGCGAAAGAGATGCATTATTTGCACGCCGCGATCTGCGAGACCATGAGATTGTATCCGCCGGTGCCGACTGACGGCAAGTTCGCAGCCGAAGATGATGTTCTGCCGGACGGCACCGTGGTGCCGAAGGGGGCGGAGGTGATTTACGCTCCCTATGCGATGGGGAGGCTGGAATCATTGTGGGGTAAAGATTGGGAGGAGTTCCGGCCGGAGAGGTGGTTGCaggaggaaggagagggagggaacAGAAGGTTCGTGAACGAAGACCCTTACAAGTACCCTGTTTTCCAGGCAGGGCCGAGGGTGTGCTTGGGGAAGGAGATGGCCTTCATCCAGATGAAATGCATCGCTGCCACCGTTCTCCGCGACTTTAGGGTTGTACCAGCGGTGCCCGACTTTCAGCCGGTGTTTGCATCCACACTGACTTCCAAGATGAAGGGCGGCTTTCCGGTGACGATTGTCCAAAGGAAGCCATAA